One stretch of Xiphophorus maculatus strain JP 163 A chromosome 19, X_maculatus-5.0-male, whole genome shotgun sequence DNA includes these proteins:
- the arhgap11a gene encoding rho GTPase-activating protein 11A isoform X2 — translation MNVMEKNVMRLAAVQHLRTVYGIKIKNWNKNKATSCKLTANHLQKVFGVPLDSLPCYNMECGRVPTFLVDACMKLLAHVETEGLFRKSGSVVRLKELRAKLDAGEECLPTARPCDVAGLVKQFFRELPEPILPTELQDALLKVQQLPSAEDRTSATMLLSCVLPDKNICVLRHFFDFLHSVSQRSAENKMDSGNLSVILAPNLLHSGDGTEKMNANTEKRLKLQAAIVHCFIENAQNFGVLPQFLQEKVPAMMGCEPGARSPSQEELEEVNLNSGMKKKNRRSFGDMVCGALNKIKTNRTPTNISQTEGLVFTSTTPVIATPSSKRKLPLEPRNSFGFSNKKRRSVKKTLGFELLPSSLFNGTSTPGSACSASGVLDSSQNTFSSTGRSKRQPSTSTIRKSKRFSHRHIVNRVESGRAGCFSPKVTKKEAPLKSLRLRFSLGRSNKDSESTSGFIFNKEMDFTPSNLDRKTESKSSKYISKSEDNLLTPQCDSSAQQASWIVETPVGTQALDRGYFTDTPLTTALKGSYLSEPAIVASKLSPANILPKKLCCASSSESLESMRFVAEPPRQNDPAVNIQSEPREPESDLRASKQGFCSSVGESGVKLSANVPGTPTSAFEINTFCPQAQADEQKVTFGQFNFEALTPLHIDSCVFESSPHCSPVVKKGLSPSFGRCSNSTLGSVERVPQQMNCSRLIDALDMQSPAHFSLAVFSGLQSTPYKPGVELDDEPNMPNKTETLGSKSHEGVNISPESGAKVKHQPALSPDGRQTQKRRVLDHIQHFNKLTLYSPSSLKNKQIKSPMKFQRTPVRLTVRRINSLTGESRKPNKLPELTANQAGHVTKAVSLESGLSPHPQLRPQVGRSNSTAPAKKAPPVPPKRLSTLPRKLKPGALGDMTNKVQPNPKVESDPSAAQKPIIMQQVAAENMSHYRGSPRNPLNHNQLLSATKPVDL, via the exons atgaacgTCATGGAGAAAAATGTGATGCGTTTAGCGGCTGTTCAGCACCTTCGCACTGTTTATGGAATAAAGATAAAgaactggaacaaaaacaaagcaaccaGCTGCAAGTTAACAGCCAACCATTTG CAAAAAGTCTTTGGTGTACCGCTGGACAGCTTGCCATGCTACAATATGGAATGTGGACGTGTGCCAAC CTTTCTGGTTGATGCTTGCATGAAACTGCTTGCACATGTTGAAACAGAAGGTCTGTTCAGAAAATCGGGTTCTGTTGTACGCCTGAAAGAACTCAGG GCTAAACTTGATGCAGGAGAAGAGTGTCTGCCAACAGCTCGTCCCTGTGATGTCGCAGGTTTGGTGAAGCAGTTCTTCAGGGAGCTCCCAGAGCCCATTCTGCCCACAGAGCTGCAGGATGCCCTTCTCAAGGTCCAGCAGCTGCCCTCTGCGGAGGACAGAACCTCTGCCACCATGCTGCTGTCTTGTGTGCTAccagacaaaaacatttgtgtacTGCGTCACTTTTTCGACTTCCTTCACAGTGTATCCCAGAG AAGTGCAGAGAATAAAATGGATAGCGGTAACTTATCTGTGATTCTGGCCCCAAACCTCCTTCACTCTGGAGACGGAACAGAGAAGATGAACGCCAACACGGAGAAACGCCTTAAATTACAGGCAGCCATTGTGCACTGCTTTATAGAGAATGCCCAAAACTTCG GTGTCCTACCTCAGTTTCTTCAAGAGAAAGTTCCTGCCATGATGGGTTGTGAGCCAGGGGCTCGATCGCCCTCTCAGGAAGAACTAGAAGAAGTGAACTTAAACTCAgggatgaagaagaaaaacagacgCAGCTTTGGAG ATATGGTCTGTGGTGCACTGAATAAGATAAAAACTAATAGAACTCCCACAAATATCAGCCAGACAGAAGGTCTTG TGTTTACTTCTACAACTCCTGTGATAGCAACACCATCCTCAAAGAGAAAACTTCCACTGGAACCTCGTAACTCATTCGGATTTTCAAACAAGAAGCGTAGATCTGTCAAAAAGACTCTTGGGTTTGAACTTCTCCCCAGCTCTTTGTTCAACGGGACCTCCACTCCTGGTTCAG CCTGCAGTGCTTCAGGAGTTCTGGATTCTTCCCAAAATACCTTCTCGTCGACAGGGAGGTCGAAAAGGCAACCATCTACCTCTACAATAAGGAAGAGTAAACGATTTAGCCACAGGCATATTGTCAACAG AGTTGAATCTGGAAGAGCTGGCTGCTTTTCTCCTAAAGTCACCAAAAAAGAAGCTCCACTCAAATCTCTGCGCCTGCGTTTCAGTCTGGGGAGGAGCAACAAAGACTCT GAGAGCACCAGCGGTTTCATTTTCAACAAGGAGATGGACTTTACCCCATCAAATCTGGACAGAAAAACTGAATCCAAGA GCTCAAAATACATCAGTAAGTCAGAAGATAACTTGCTGACCCCCCAGTGTGATTCGAGTGCCCAACAGGCCTCATGGATTGTGGAAACTCCTGTGGGAACACAAGCTTTGGACAGAGGGTATTTCACAGACACTCCATTGACCACTGCCCTCAAGGGCAGCTACTTGTCTGAGCCAGCGATCGTTGCTTCCAAGTTGTCACCGGCAAACATTCTTCCCAAGAAGCTGTGCTGCGCTTCTAGCTCAGAGAGCCTGGAAAGCATGCGCTTTGTTGCTGAGCCGCCGAGACAAAATGATCCAGCTGTAAATATCCAGAGTGAACCCAGAGAGCCGGAGAGTGACCTCCGGGCATCCAAACAGGGCTTCTGCAGCTCAGTTGGAGAAAGTGGGGTTAAATTATCAGCAAATGTTCCTGGTACTCCAACCTCAGCCTTTGAAATTAATACCTTTTGCCCACAAGCTCAGGCTGATGAACAAAAGGTTACTTTTGgtcaatttaattttgaagcGCTCACTCCTTTGCATATTGATAGTTGTGTGTTTGAGTCTAGTCCACACTGTAGTCCAGTAGTCAAAAAAGGTTTATCTCCTTCCTTTGGTCGCTGTAGCAATTCCACGTTggggtcagttgagagagttcCACAGCAGATGAACTGCAGCAGGCTTATTGATGCTTTGGACATGCAGAGTCCTGCTCATTTCTCACTGGCTGTCTTTTCTGGGCTCCAATCCACTCCCTACAAGCCGGGTGTTGAACTCGATGATGAACCCAATATgccaaacaaaactgaaactttagGAAGCAAGTCACATGAGGGGGTGAACATTTCCCCAGAGAGTGGAGCTAAAGTCAAACACCAGCCAGCCCTCTCACCAGATGGCCGGCAGACCCAAAAGCGTCGGGTTCTAGATCACATTCAACACTTCAACAAGCTCACCCTTTACTCTCCTTCAAGCTTAAAGaacaagcaaataaaatctCCCATGAAGTTCCAGCGTACCCCTGTGCGACTGACTGTACGTAGGATCAACTCTTTGACGGGAGAGAGCAGGAAGCCCAATAAACTCCCAGAACTCACTGCTAACCAGGCTGGCCATGTGACAAAGGCTGTGAGTCTAGAGAGCGGTCTCTCGCCTCATCCACAGCTCCGGCCACAAGTAGGGCGCTCCAACAGTACGGCTCCCGCAAAGAAAGCCCCTCCTGTCCCACCAAAAAGACTCAGCACCTTGCCCCGAAAACTCAAGCCCGGCGCCTTGGGTGACATGACCAACAAAGTTCAACCAAACCCCAAAGTGGAGTCTGATCCATCAGCTGCCCAGAAACCGATCATTATGCAGCAGGTTGCAGCAGAGAACATGAGCCATTACAGAGGTTCTCCAAGAAACCCTCTCAACCATAACCAACTTCTGTCTGCTACAAAACCTGTCGACTTGTAG
- the arhgap11a gene encoding rho GTPase-activating protein 11A isoform X1, producing MNVMEKNVMRLAAVQHLRTVYGIKIKNWNKNKATSCKLTANHLQKVFGVPLDSLPCYNMECGRVPTFLVDACMKLLAHVETEGLFRKSGSVVRLKELRAKLDAGEECLPTARPCDVAGLVKQFFRELPEPILPTELQDALLKVQQLPSAEDRTSATMLLSCVLPDKNICVLRHFFDFLHSVSQRSAENKMDSGNLSVILAPNLLHSGDGTEKMNANTEKRLKLQAAIVHCFIENAQNFGVLPQFLQEKVPAMMGCEPGARSPSQEELEEVNLNSGMKKKNRRSFGDMVCGALNKIKTNRTPTNISQTEGLVFTSTTPVIATPSSKRKLPLEPRNSFGFSNKKRRSVKKTLGFELLPSSLFNGTSTPGSACSASGVLDSSQNTFSSTGRSKRQPSTSTIRKSKRFSHRHIVNRVESGRAGCFSPKVTKKEAPLKSLRLRFSLGRSNKDSGSGSIGLRLATQESTSGFIFNKEMDFTPSNLDRKTESKSSKYISKSEDNLLTPQCDSSAQQASWIVETPVGTQALDRGYFTDTPLTTALKGSYLSEPAIVASKLSPANILPKKLCCASSSESLESMRFVAEPPRQNDPAVNIQSEPREPESDLRASKQGFCSSVGESGVKLSANVPGTPTSAFEINTFCPQAQADEQKVTFGQFNFEALTPLHIDSCVFESSPHCSPVVKKGLSPSFGRCSNSTLGSVERVPQQMNCSRLIDALDMQSPAHFSLAVFSGLQSTPYKPGVELDDEPNMPNKTETLGSKSHEGVNISPESGAKVKHQPALSPDGRQTQKRRVLDHIQHFNKLTLYSPSSLKNKQIKSPMKFQRTPVRLTVRRINSLTGESRKPNKLPELTANQAGHVTKAVSLESGLSPHPQLRPQVGRSNSTAPAKKAPPVPPKRLSTLPRKLKPGALGDMTNKVQPNPKVESDPSAAQKPIIMQQVAAENMSHYRGSPRNPLNHNQLLSATKPVDL from the exons atgaacgTCATGGAGAAAAATGTGATGCGTTTAGCGGCTGTTCAGCACCTTCGCACTGTTTATGGAATAAAGATAAAgaactggaacaaaaacaaagcaaccaGCTGCAAGTTAACAGCCAACCATTTG CAAAAAGTCTTTGGTGTACCGCTGGACAGCTTGCCATGCTACAATATGGAATGTGGACGTGTGCCAAC CTTTCTGGTTGATGCTTGCATGAAACTGCTTGCACATGTTGAAACAGAAGGTCTGTTCAGAAAATCGGGTTCTGTTGTACGCCTGAAAGAACTCAGG GCTAAACTTGATGCAGGAGAAGAGTGTCTGCCAACAGCTCGTCCCTGTGATGTCGCAGGTTTGGTGAAGCAGTTCTTCAGGGAGCTCCCAGAGCCCATTCTGCCCACAGAGCTGCAGGATGCCCTTCTCAAGGTCCAGCAGCTGCCCTCTGCGGAGGACAGAACCTCTGCCACCATGCTGCTGTCTTGTGTGCTAccagacaaaaacatttgtgtacTGCGTCACTTTTTCGACTTCCTTCACAGTGTATCCCAGAG AAGTGCAGAGAATAAAATGGATAGCGGTAACTTATCTGTGATTCTGGCCCCAAACCTCCTTCACTCTGGAGACGGAACAGAGAAGATGAACGCCAACACGGAGAAACGCCTTAAATTACAGGCAGCCATTGTGCACTGCTTTATAGAGAATGCCCAAAACTTCG GTGTCCTACCTCAGTTTCTTCAAGAGAAAGTTCCTGCCATGATGGGTTGTGAGCCAGGGGCTCGATCGCCCTCTCAGGAAGAACTAGAAGAAGTGAACTTAAACTCAgggatgaagaagaaaaacagacgCAGCTTTGGAG ATATGGTCTGTGGTGCACTGAATAAGATAAAAACTAATAGAACTCCCACAAATATCAGCCAGACAGAAGGTCTTG TGTTTACTTCTACAACTCCTGTGATAGCAACACCATCCTCAAAGAGAAAACTTCCACTGGAACCTCGTAACTCATTCGGATTTTCAAACAAGAAGCGTAGATCTGTCAAAAAGACTCTTGGGTTTGAACTTCTCCCCAGCTCTTTGTTCAACGGGACCTCCACTCCTGGTTCAG CCTGCAGTGCTTCAGGAGTTCTGGATTCTTCCCAAAATACCTTCTCGTCGACAGGGAGGTCGAAAAGGCAACCATCTACCTCTACAATAAGGAAGAGTAAACGATTTAGCCACAGGCATATTGTCAACAG AGTTGAATCTGGAAGAGCTGGCTGCTTTTCTCCTAAAGTCACCAAAAAAGAAGCTCCACTCAAATCTCTGCGCCTGCGTTTCAGTCTGGGGAGGAGCAACAAAGACTCT GGGTCTGGGTCCATCGGCTTGCGTCTTGCCACTCAGGAGAGCACCAGCGGTTTCATTTTCAACAAGGAGATGGACTTTACCCCATCAAATCTGGACAGAAAAACTGAATCCAAGA GCTCAAAATACATCAGTAAGTCAGAAGATAACTTGCTGACCCCCCAGTGTGATTCGAGTGCCCAACAGGCCTCATGGATTGTGGAAACTCCTGTGGGAACACAAGCTTTGGACAGAGGGTATTTCACAGACACTCCATTGACCACTGCCCTCAAGGGCAGCTACTTGTCTGAGCCAGCGATCGTTGCTTCCAAGTTGTCACCGGCAAACATTCTTCCCAAGAAGCTGTGCTGCGCTTCTAGCTCAGAGAGCCTGGAAAGCATGCGCTTTGTTGCTGAGCCGCCGAGACAAAATGATCCAGCTGTAAATATCCAGAGTGAACCCAGAGAGCCGGAGAGTGACCTCCGGGCATCCAAACAGGGCTTCTGCAGCTCAGTTGGAGAAAGTGGGGTTAAATTATCAGCAAATGTTCCTGGTACTCCAACCTCAGCCTTTGAAATTAATACCTTTTGCCCACAAGCTCAGGCTGATGAACAAAAGGTTACTTTTGgtcaatttaattttgaagcGCTCACTCCTTTGCATATTGATAGTTGTGTGTTTGAGTCTAGTCCACACTGTAGTCCAGTAGTCAAAAAAGGTTTATCTCCTTCCTTTGGTCGCTGTAGCAATTCCACGTTggggtcagttgagagagttcCACAGCAGATGAACTGCAGCAGGCTTATTGATGCTTTGGACATGCAGAGTCCTGCTCATTTCTCACTGGCTGTCTTTTCTGGGCTCCAATCCACTCCCTACAAGCCGGGTGTTGAACTCGATGATGAACCCAATATgccaaacaaaactgaaactttagGAAGCAAGTCACATGAGGGGGTGAACATTTCCCCAGAGAGTGGAGCTAAAGTCAAACACCAGCCAGCCCTCTCACCAGATGGCCGGCAGACCCAAAAGCGTCGGGTTCTAGATCACATTCAACACTTCAACAAGCTCACCCTTTACTCTCCTTCAAGCTTAAAGaacaagcaaataaaatctCCCATGAAGTTCCAGCGTACCCCTGTGCGACTGACTGTACGTAGGATCAACTCTTTGACGGGAGAGAGCAGGAAGCCCAATAAACTCCCAGAACTCACTGCTAACCAGGCTGGCCATGTGACAAAGGCTGTGAGTCTAGAGAGCGGTCTCTCGCCTCATCCACAGCTCCGGCCACAAGTAGGGCGCTCCAACAGTACGGCTCCCGCAAAGAAAGCCCCTCCTGTCCCACCAAAAAGACTCAGCACCTTGCCCCGAAAACTCAAGCCCGGCGCCTTGGGTGACATGACCAACAAAGTTCAACCAAACCCCAAAGTGGAGTCTGATCCATCAGCTGCCCAGAAACCGATCATTATGCAGCAGGTTGCAGCAGAGAACATGAGCCATTACAGAGGTTCTCCAAGAAACCCTCTCAACCATAACCAACTTCTGTCTGCTACAAAACCTGTCGACTTGTAG
- the arhgap11a gene encoding rho GTPase-activating protein 11A isoform X4, giving the protein MNVMEKNVMRLAAVQHLRTVYGIKIKNWNKNKATSCKLTANHLQKVFGVPLDSLPCYNMECGRVPTFLVDACMKLLAHVETEGLFRKSGSVVRLKELRAKLDAGEECLPTARPCDVAGLVKQFFRELPEPILPTELQDALLKVQQLPSAEDRTSATMLLSCVLPDKNICVLRHFFDFLHSVSQRSAENKMDSGNLSVILAPNLLHSGDGTEKMNANTEKRLKLQAAIVHCFIENAQNFGVLPQFLQEKVPAMMGCEPGARSPSQEELEEVNLNSGMKKKNRRSFGDMVCGALNKIKTNRTPTNISQTEGLVFTSTTPVIATPSSKRKLPLEPRNSFGFSNKKRRSVKKTLGFELLPSSLFNGTSTPGSACSASGVLDSSQNTFSSTGRSKRQPSTSTIRKSKRFSHRHIVNRVESGRAGCFSPKVTKKEAPLKSLRLRFSLGRSNKDSALSSFISPFVVLMKGSGSIGLRLATQESTSGFIFNKEMDFTPSNLDRKTESKSSKYISKSEDNLLTPQCDSSAQQASWIVETPVGTQALDRGYFTDTPLTTALKGSYLSEPAIVASKLSPANILPKKLCCASSSESLESMRFVAEPPRQNDPAVNIQSEPREPESDLRASKQGFCSSVGESGVKLSANVPGTPTSAFEINTFCPQAQADEQKVTFGQFNFEALTPLHIDSCVFESSPHCSPVVKKGLSPSFGRCSNSTLGSVERVPQQMNCSRLIDALDMQSPAHFSLAVFSGLQSTPYKPGVELDDEPNMPNKTETLGSKSHEGVNISPESGAKVKHQPALSPDGRQTQKRRVLDHIQHFNKLTLYSPSSLKNKQIKSPMKFQRTPVRLTVRRINSLTGESRKPNKLPELTANQAGHVTKAVSLESGLSPHPQLRPQVGRSNSTAPAKKAPPVPPKRLSTLPRKLKPGALGDMTNKVQPNPKVESDPSAAQKPIIMQQVAAENMSHYRGSPRNPLNHNQLLSATKPVDL; this is encoded by the exons atgaacgTCATGGAGAAAAATGTGATGCGTTTAGCGGCTGTTCAGCACCTTCGCACTGTTTATGGAATAAAGATAAAgaactggaacaaaaacaaagcaaccaGCTGCAAGTTAACAGCCAACCATTTG CAAAAAGTCTTTGGTGTACCGCTGGACAGCTTGCCATGCTACAATATGGAATGTGGACGTGTGCCAAC CTTTCTGGTTGATGCTTGCATGAAACTGCTTGCACATGTTGAAACAGAAGGTCTGTTCAGAAAATCGGGTTCTGTTGTACGCCTGAAAGAACTCAGG GCTAAACTTGATGCAGGAGAAGAGTGTCTGCCAACAGCTCGTCCCTGTGATGTCGCAGGTTTGGTGAAGCAGTTCTTCAGGGAGCTCCCAGAGCCCATTCTGCCCACAGAGCTGCAGGATGCCCTTCTCAAGGTCCAGCAGCTGCCCTCTGCGGAGGACAGAACCTCTGCCACCATGCTGCTGTCTTGTGTGCTAccagacaaaaacatttgtgtacTGCGTCACTTTTTCGACTTCCTTCACAGTGTATCCCAGAG AAGTGCAGAGAATAAAATGGATAGCGGTAACTTATCTGTGATTCTGGCCCCAAACCTCCTTCACTCTGGAGACGGAACAGAGAAGATGAACGCCAACACGGAGAAACGCCTTAAATTACAGGCAGCCATTGTGCACTGCTTTATAGAGAATGCCCAAAACTTCG GTGTCCTACCTCAGTTTCTTCAAGAGAAAGTTCCTGCCATGATGGGTTGTGAGCCAGGGGCTCGATCGCCCTCTCAGGAAGAACTAGAAGAAGTGAACTTAAACTCAgggatgaagaagaaaaacagacgCAGCTTTGGAG ATATGGTCTGTGGTGCACTGAATAAGATAAAAACTAATAGAACTCCCACAAATATCAGCCAGACAGAAGGTCTTG TGTTTACTTCTACAACTCCTGTGATAGCAACACCATCCTCAAAGAGAAAACTTCCACTGGAACCTCGTAACTCATTCGGATTTTCAAACAAGAAGCGTAGATCTGTCAAAAAGACTCTTGGGTTTGAACTTCTCCCCAGCTCTTTGTTCAACGGGACCTCCACTCCTGGTTCAG CCTGCAGTGCTTCAGGAGTTCTGGATTCTTCCCAAAATACCTTCTCGTCGACAGGGAGGTCGAAAAGGCAACCATCTACCTCTACAATAAGGAAGAGTAAACGATTTAGCCACAGGCATATTGTCAACAG AGTTGAATCTGGAAGAGCTGGCTGCTTTTCTCCTAAAGTCACCAAAAAAGAAGCTCCACTCAAATCTCTGCGCCTGCGTTTCAGTCTGGGGAGGAGCAACAAAGACTCT GCTCTTTCATCTTTCATTTCTCCTTTTGTGGTGCTGATGAAGGGGTCTGGGTCCATCGGCTTGCGTCTTGCCACTCAGGAGAGCACCAGCGGTTTCATTTTCAACAAGGAGATGGACTTTACCCCATCAAATCTGGACAGAAAAACTGAATCCAAGA GCTCAAAATACATCAGTAAGTCAGAAGATAACTTGCTGACCCCCCAGTGTGATTCGAGTGCCCAACAGGCCTCATGGATTGTGGAAACTCCTGTGGGAACACAAGCTTTGGACAGAGGGTATTTCACAGACACTCCATTGACCACTGCCCTCAAGGGCAGCTACTTGTCTGAGCCAGCGATCGTTGCTTCCAAGTTGTCACCGGCAAACATTCTTCCCAAGAAGCTGTGCTGCGCTTCTAGCTCAGAGAGCCTGGAAAGCATGCGCTTTGTTGCTGAGCCGCCGAGACAAAATGATCCAGCTGTAAATATCCAGAGTGAACCCAGAGAGCCGGAGAGTGACCTCCGGGCATCCAAACAGGGCTTCTGCAGCTCAGTTGGAGAAAGTGGGGTTAAATTATCAGCAAATGTTCCTGGTACTCCAACCTCAGCCTTTGAAATTAATACCTTTTGCCCACAAGCTCAGGCTGATGAACAAAAGGTTACTTTTGgtcaatttaattttgaagcGCTCACTCCTTTGCATATTGATAGTTGTGTGTTTGAGTCTAGTCCACACTGTAGTCCAGTAGTCAAAAAAGGTTTATCTCCTTCCTTTGGTCGCTGTAGCAATTCCACGTTggggtcagttgagagagttcCACAGCAGATGAACTGCAGCAGGCTTATTGATGCTTTGGACATGCAGAGTCCTGCTCATTTCTCACTGGCTGTCTTTTCTGGGCTCCAATCCACTCCCTACAAGCCGGGTGTTGAACTCGATGATGAACCCAATATgccaaacaaaactgaaactttagGAAGCAAGTCACATGAGGGGGTGAACATTTCCCCAGAGAGTGGAGCTAAAGTCAAACACCAGCCAGCCCTCTCACCAGATGGCCGGCAGACCCAAAAGCGTCGGGTTCTAGATCACATTCAACACTTCAACAAGCTCACCCTTTACTCTCCTTCAAGCTTAAAGaacaagcaaataaaatctCCCATGAAGTTCCAGCGTACCCCTGTGCGACTGACTGTACGTAGGATCAACTCTTTGACGGGAGAGAGCAGGAAGCCCAATAAACTCCCAGAACTCACTGCTAACCAGGCTGGCCATGTGACAAAGGCTGTGAGTCTAGAGAGCGGTCTCTCGCCTCATCCACAGCTCCGGCCACAAGTAGGGCGCTCCAACAGTACGGCTCCCGCAAAGAAAGCCCCTCCTGTCCCACCAAAAAGACTCAGCACCTTGCCCCGAAAACTCAAGCCCGGCGCCTTGGGTGACATGACCAACAAAGTTCAACCAAACCCCAAAGTGGAGTCTGATCCATCAGCTGCCCAGAAACCGATCATTATGCAGCAGGTTGCAGCAGAGAACATGAGCCATTACAGAGGTTCTCCAAGAAACCCTCTCAACCATAACCAACTTCTGTCTGCTACAAAACCTGTCGACTTGTAG